Part of the Haemophilus influenzae genome is shown below.
TTCACTCGACCGTCCATCATTTCTGGGAAACCTGTGTAATCAGACACTTCCATTACAGGTAAACCATTTTGTGCTAAAAGTTTTGCCGTTCCACCTGTTGAAAGTAGTTTTACACCACGTTTAACTAAACCTTGAGCAAACTCTACAATACCCGTTTTATCAGACACACTCAGTAAAGCCTGACGAATTGGACGATCTGCCATTGTATTTTCCTTTCATTAAATAGTTAAAAATAAGCGATGAGAATTATAACGCAAACGTTTGCTTAAATATAGAAAAGATTAAATATAATTTCTTAAAGTGCGGTAAAAATACGATAAATTTCAGGCATAAAAAAGCCCACATAAATGTGGGCAAAAATAAGGATAAAATTATGAAACTACAACTAAACTACTTTTTAAAAAACTTATTATCTAAAGCACAAGCACCTGCGCCAGAAAATACAAAATATAGAAAGAGAAGTGAGTAAAGTAATGCAAGTTCGCCGCCATTTGCAATTGGGAAAAATAGATTTCCTTTTCCTGCTACGTGCATAAAGAAATAGGCATATGCCATTTCCCCTGACAAAATAAACGCAGCTTGGCGTGTAAATAAACCTAAGATTAATAAAATGGAACCAACAATTTCAATTACGCCTGCCACTAGTAGCATTGGATCGCCTACTGCACCATTTCCTCCAGTCATAGAAATTGGAAATTCCAAAAATTTTGCCGTGCCGTGTAAAATAAACATATAAGCGACAACGATACGTAAAAATGCCAAGAAATACGGGCGATATTTT
Proteins encoded:
- a CDS encoding DoxX family protein; protein product: MNNLEKYRPYFLAFLRIVVAYMFILHGTAKFLEFPISMTGGNGAVGDPMLLVAGVIEIVGSILLILGLFTRQAAFILSGEMAYAYFFMHVAGKGNLFFPIANGGELALLYSLLFLYFVFSGAGACALDNKFFKK